The proteins below are encoded in one region of Ferruginibacter lapsinanis:
- the mfd gene encoding transcription-repair coupling factor — protein MHKLLLLKNLTLSLQQMNLDVLLKEYTNDPRCFSIADRISLSQPQRILLSGLSGSASQFIVAGVFNNPAAAQLNHLIILRDAEEAAYFHNTLENITKALNLFYFPSSFKNKKNYRLLNSSHVMLRTEALTKLASGGNKNLIITYGEALFEKVVLSKTLAENIISIKQNDTIDVNGILSKFVDYGFERTDFVYEPGQFAIRGGILDIYSFGNEKPYRIELFGNEVDSIRIFDPESQLSERKLLQVNIIPNVDILQDDSGEKVSLLESLPDNTVIWTEDWQFIKEKIEQQEEDLQLFLALLKTDSNQPVTNESDDELHIKKELSENDFVKAAAIEELMAQRHIVEFNNKSYFSRSSTSNFIHPTFTIHPQPSFNRQFDLLIKNLKEYEAKKYNIYLFAENPKQLERLHVIFTDLKAEINVIPVPTSIHEGFIDDDLKVVCYTDHQIFQRYHKYKVKQAFSKGKALTLKTLRELQPGDYVTHIDHGVGVYSGLQKINANGKMQEAVRIQYKDGDLLYVNISSLHKIGKYSGKEGSIPKMNKLGSEVWGKLKEKTKKQVKDIATDLIKLYAQRKAQEGFAHSPDNYMQTELEASFIYEDTPDQNKATIDVKRDMERPSPMDRLVCGDVGFGKTEVAIRAAFKSCCDGKQAAVLVPTTILAYQHYKTFGERLKDFPVTVDFINRFKTAKEKKETLLKLAEGKIDIIIGTHALLSKDVKFKDLGVMIIDEEQKFGVAAKEKLKQLRTTVDSLTLTATPIPRTLQFSLMGARDLSIINTPPPNRQPIQTEVMVFNEDAIRDIIYYETERGGQVFFIHNRVNGLAEMKGLIQSLCPDISIAFAHGQMDGDQLEDTILDFMDKKYDVLVCTNIVESGVDIPNVNTIIVNNAHQFGLSDLHQLRGRVGRSNKKAFCYLLAPPMSTLPPDSRKRLSTLEQYSDLGSGFQIAMRDLDIRGAGNMLGGEQSGFIAEIGFEMYQKILDEAIRELKRTEFKDLYKEEISQQDDFVSDCSIDTDLEILIPDSYVESITERLSLYSRLDNCETEQELTDFHTEMKDRFGPIPAPVEDLFTTVRCRKMAVELGFEKILLKDATLRCFFVSNPDSPYFQSETFTGILQFLQKGTNKAKLKQVGKNGILVVESMLSMEMLHKFLTRMLQSIKTVT, from the coding sequence ATGCACAAATTATTACTTCTAAAAAATCTTACTTTATCTTTGCAGCAGATGAACCTGGATGTGTTGCTGAAAGAGTATACAAATGACCCCCGCTGTTTTTCAATAGCGGACAGGATCTCTTTGTCTCAACCTCAAAGAATTCTTCTTTCTGGCCTTAGCGGCAGTGCTTCACAATTTATTGTAGCCGGCGTTTTCAACAATCCTGCTGCGGCGCAATTAAATCACCTCATCATTTTAAGAGACGCAGAAGAAGCAGCTTATTTTCATAATACTCTTGAAAACATCACCAAGGCCTTAAATCTTTTTTATTTTCCTTCTTCCTTTAAGAATAAAAAAAATTACAGACTTCTCAATAGTAGTCATGTAATGTTGCGTACAGAAGCGCTGACAAAATTAGCCAGCGGCGGAAATAAAAACCTGATCATTACTTATGGTGAAGCATTATTTGAAAAAGTAGTTTTATCAAAAACCCTTGCGGAAAATATCATTTCTATAAAACAAAATGACACCATTGATGTAAATGGTATTTTATCAAAATTTGTCGACTACGGTTTTGAAAGAACCGATTTTGTGTATGAGCCCGGACAATTTGCTATTCGTGGAGGTATATTAGATATTTATTCTTTTGGAAACGAAAAACCATACAGGATAGAATTGTTTGGTAACGAGGTTGACAGTATCAGAATATTTGATCCTGAATCTCAATTGAGTGAACGGAAATTATTACAGGTAAACATTATTCCTAATGTAGATATTTTGCAGGATGACAGTGGCGAAAAAGTGTCGTTATTGGAATCATTGCCGGATAATACTGTTATCTGGACTGAAGACTGGCAATTTATTAAAGAAAAAATTGAACAACAGGAAGAAGACCTTCAGCTCTTTTTAGCATTACTTAAGACCGATAGCAATCAACCTGTAACAAATGAAAGTGATGATGAATTACACATAAAGAAAGAGCTGAGTGAAAATGATTTTGTAAAAGCAGCGGCTATTGAGGAGCTGATGGCTCAGAGGCATATTGTAGAATTTAATAACAAATCTTACTTCTCCAGATCGTCAACCTCCAACTTCATACATCCAACATTTACTATTCATCCGCAACCTTCTTTCAATCGTCAGTTTGACCTGCTGATAAAAAACCTGAAAGAATACGAAGCAAAAAAATACAATATTTATCTTTTTGCTGAAAACCCGAAACAACTGGAGAGACTTCATGTAATTTTCACAGACCTGAAGGCTGAGATAAACGTAATTCCAGTGCCTACCAGTATTCATGAAGGATTTATAGATGATGACCTGAAAGTTGTATGCTATACTGATCATCAGATCTTTCAACGATATCATAAATACAAAGTAAAACAAGCGTTCAGCAAAGGGAAAGCTCTCACATTAAAAACTTTAAGGGAATTACAGCCCGGTGATTATGTTACGCATATCGATCATGGCGTAGGCGTGTATAGTGGGTTACAGAAGATCAACGCTAATGGCAAAATGCAGGAAGCTGTTCGGATACAATATAAAGACGGAGATCTTTTGTATGTGAACATTTCTTCTTTACATAAAATAGGTAAATACAGCGGCAAGGAAGGAAGTATTCCCAAAATGAATAAACTGGGCAGTGAGGTTTGGGGCAAGCTGAAAGAAAAGACCAAGAAACAGGTAAAAGATATTGCAACAGACCTTATCAAATTATATGCTCAACGTAAAGCTCAGGAAGGCTTTGCTCATAGTCCTGATAACTATATGCAAACCGAACTGGAAGCTAGTTTTATTTACGAAGACACCCCTGATCAGAATAAAGCAACCATTGATGTAAAAAGAGATATGGAAAGACCATCTCCGATGGATCGTTTGGTTTGCGGAGATGTTGGTTTTGGAAAAACTGAAGTAGCCATAAGGGCAGCATTCAAAAGTTGTTGTGATGGCAAACAGGCAGCAGTATTGGTTCCTACCACTATATTAGCTTATCAGCATTATAAAACTTTTGGCGAAAGATTGAAAGATTTTCCCGTAACAGTAGATTTTATCAATCGTTTTAAAACTGCCAAAGAAAAAAAAGAAACACTGCTAAAATTAGCAGAAGGAAAAATAGACATCATCATCGGTACACATGCCTTACTAAGTAAAGATGTCAAGTTCAAAGACCTGGGAGTAATGATCATTGATGAGGAACAAAAATTTGGTGTGGCCGCAAAAGAAAAATTAAAACAATTAAGAACTACAGTAGATAGTTTAACACTAACAGCCACGCCTATACCAAGAACATTACAGTTTAGTTTAATGGGAGCCAGAGACCTTAGTATCATCAATACACCTCCGCCTAACAGGCAGCCCATACAAACTGAAGTAATGGTCTTTAATGAAGATGCAATCAGGGATATTATATATTATGAAACAGAACGGGGAGGACAGGTTTTCTTCATACACAATCGTGTAAATGGTTTAGCAGAAATGAAGGGATTGATTCAAAGTTTATGCCCCGACATCAGCATCGCATTTGCTCATGGACAAATGGATGGTGATCAGTTAGAAGATACTATCCTCGATTTCATGGATAAAAAATATGATGTACTGGTTTGCACAAACATTGTAGAGAGTGGTGTCGACATCCCTAATGTAAATACGATCATTGTAAACAATGCTCATCAATTCGGATTAAGCGACCTGCATCAGTTACGTGGAAGAGTTGGCCGTAGCAATAAAAAAGCATTTTGTTATTTACTGGCCCCGCCAATGAGTACACTTCCTCCTGACAGCAGAAAACGTTTATCTACATTAGAACAATACAGCGATCTGGGAAGTGGTTTCCAGATAGCGATGAGAGATCTGGATATCCGTGGCGCCGGTAATATGTTGGGTGGAGAACAAAGTGGTTTTATTGCAGAGATCGGTTTCGAAATGTATCAAAAGATCTTGGATGAAGCCATCAGAGAATTGAAACGCACCGAATTTAAAGACTTATACAAGGAAGAAATATCACAACAAGATGATTTTGTAAGTGATTGCTCAATCGATACAGACCTGGAAATATTGATCCCTGATAGTTATGTGGAAAGTATCACAGAAAGATTAAGTTTATACAGCCGGTTAGACAATTGTGAAACAGAACAGGAGTTAACCGACTTTCATACAGAAATGAAGGATCGATTTGGTCCGATACCAGCTCCTGTGGAAGACCTCTTTACCACAGTTCGATGCAGAAAAATGGCGGTTGAACTGGGCTTTGAAAAAATATTATTGAAAGACGCCACACTCAGATGCTTTTTTGTGAGCAATCCCGATAGCCCTTATTTCCAAAGCGAAACATTTACAGGCATTTTGCAATTTTTGCAAAAGGGAACAAATAAAGCAAAGCTGAAACAAGTAGGCAAAAACGGGATATTGGTTGTAGAAAGTATGTTGAGCATGGAAATGCTACATAAATTTTTGACCAGAATGTTACAGAGTATAAAAACTGTTACCTAA
- a CDS encoding S8 family serine peptidase, whose product MKKHVLFILVVSFLSSYLMAQRPEQLVRFKSGVLPTNRNIAAGNFSKQAINRSLFNDRYFVLVQFESVPSQKIQNALKHAGVKLDRYISSNAYLASIPKDFNFTAAKSFSINTIAQIPPVYKIDDRLKKTDPVIDKENLRLVAVSYSASADAKMVQDELLKAGAQIIPTKISSAGVVFVEADKTVVDLMADLPFVTYISLQTIKDKPLNYNSVAAHGVGALNSAAGKNLNGKNVTIGVGDNADISTHIDFAGRLINRTPWIVTDHGTHTSGTAAGGGILDVKYKGMAPKATIISQFFSDIITTAPTYIADNNLVLTNNSYYSVDVGCPGEGEYDLLSSFVDEQTNSYKQLLHMIAAGNDGDFTCSPYPAFFGTVKSGWQSAKNVLTVGAINTQDYTIASFSGRGPVDDGRLKPEICAGGVNITSTISNNQYYTTEGTSMASPAVTGSLALAVERYRQLHSEANPSAALLKALACNTAEDLGNAGPDFTFGFGMLNVRRAVEAIDSNRYIIDSIANGENNVHTITLPQAAKQLKILLYWPDKEASLNTFSTLVNDLDLTVKDVSLAVHKPLVLNPSPLNVTDVAVEGVDHINNIEQIVIDDPAAGTYSINVNGFLLPFGKQDYVVTYEVTKPSVTVEYPFGGETLVPGDIENIRWDAYGTGNNNFTIEYSVNNGSSWIPIDTNVLASKRVYSWTVPSTITTTALIKVSAKNTALLDQSDFNFSVLGRPVVTTAKICEGAVELKWNTISGATSYDIMKLVGDSMQAVNNTTDTSFILTGLNKYTNYWLGVRAKNGTVAGRRSLSVSVIPNTGACSLSVFNNDIKVDSILEPSTARAFFANATDATRPVKINIKNNGSITIPGPFTVSYSIHDSLVATEVVNTSIPAGSTVNYTFATPYPTSSSFNYLFKAWTNNIADGIKNNDTAYKIVKLIANDPVTSLPLTENFESMAAADFITPEMAIGDNQRIDFSANTIRGRARTFVNTGFAYSGSKAITLDQAPYNEGTSTDSLIVNYNLSAQTANQLRYDFYYKNHGQTVNNLANKIWIRGSENDQWVEAYDLYLNQAALGGWKHGVININDVLSNALPPQTITATFQLKIGEEGQTSANSPSPETDIDDGYTFDDLNLKQATNDIAVTKINSPSPAECSLSSAETISIKIKNFNAITLNNLQASYQVNNGAIVTETIGAITANQILDYAFTQTVDLSAYTDYTIRVWVKYAGDDYPDNDSILDYKIHSSPLIASYPYLERFENNDGYFYTKGTNSSWQWGIPASTVINKAANGNKAWVTDLTGKYNNNETSYLYSPCFDLAGLQQPVLSFSHIYDIELNFDYTWVEYSTDGITWQKLGNAGNGTNWYDGIVNNVWRSSKKKWHVASIDLPVTGTVVRFRFVMSSDEGLTYEGVGVDDVHVFDKAQIYTGAPVSNITQNVNGNNWVHFTSGGKRVASVNSNGMNLGATTVKVYPYTGIVRNSNNQYYANRNIVIQSEHAPAGNVGVRFYFTNAEADSLISATGCSTCLKPIDAYELGVTKFSGNGANENGTLDDNFSGYYNLISPASTDIVPYDTGYYAEFAVNSFSEFWLSKDIITPQAISTCIGSTVTFKAAAYGTSFQWQEDNGTGYINVVNGPNYAGATTNTLQLINLPGSYAGYKYRCVVNGINGPENTLRFTSIWTGATSTDWFVATNWSCNAVPNQYTDVVIPAGLVRYPVVVANTSVKSIRVHLNATVTVNPGVSLDVNGK is encoded by the coding sequence ATGAAAAAACATGTTCTCTTTATTCTTGTTGTGTCTTTTCTTTCATCTTACCTGATGGCTCAGAGACCTGAGCAATTGGTTAGGTTTAAAAGCGGCGTTTTACCGACAAATAGAAATATAGCCGCAGGAAATTTTTCTAAACAGGCAATCAACAGATCATTATTTAATGACCGGTATTTTGTATTAGTTCAGTTCGAATCAGTTCCTTCACAAAAAATTCAAAATGCATTAAAACATGCAGGAGTTAAATTAGATAGATATATTTCTTCAAATGCCTATTTAGCAAGCATACCAAAAGATTTTAATTTTACAGCAGCGAAAAGTTTTTCAATTAATACTATTGCTCAGATCCCCCCTGTTTATAAAATAGATGATCGGCTAAAAAAAACAGATCCGGTTATTGATAAAGAGAATCTTCGTTTGGTAGCGGTGAGTTATTCTGCTTCGGCAGATGCGAAAATGGTGCAGGATGAATTACTTAAAGCAGGTGCTCAAATAATTCCTACAAAAATATCAAGTGCCGGTGTTGTTTTTGTGGAAGCTGATAAAACTGTTGTTGATCTGATGGCGGATCTCCCTTTTGTTACTTACATAAGCTTGCAAACGATAAAAGATAAGCCACTAAATTATAACAGTGTTGCGGCTCACGGAGTAGGGGCGCTTAATTCAGCGGCAGGGAAAAACCTGAATGGAAAAAATGTGACCATTGGAGTGGGGGACAATGCAGATATTTCAACACATATTGACTTTGCCGGACGGTTGATCAATCGTACGCCGTGGATAGTAACAGATCACGGAACTCATACATCGGGTACAGCTGCCGGCGGAGGAATATTAGATGTGAAGTATAAAGGGATGGCTCCAAAAGCGACCATCATCAGCCAGTTTTTTAGTGATATCATTACAACGGCACCAACTTATATAGCAGATAATAACCTGGTGCTTACCAATAACTCTTATTATTCTGTTGATGTGGGTTGTCCTGGTGAAGGTGAATATGATTTATTGAGCAGCTTTGTAGATGAGCAAACCAACAGCTACAAACAATTACTGCATATGATCGCAGCAGGTAATGATGGTGATTTTACCTGCTCACCTTATCCTGCATTTTTTGGTACGGTGAAGTCAGGGTGGCAAAGCGCAAAAAATGTATTGACAGTTGGTGCGATTAATACACAGGATTACACGATAGCTTCTTTTAGTGGTAGAGGTCCGGTAGATGACGGAAGACTAAAGCCTGAAATTTGCGCAGGTGGAGTAAATATTACATCAACAATCAGTAACAATCAATATTACACTACGGAAGGCACCAGTATGGCCTCACCTGCAGTAACCGGTTCATTGGCGTTGGCGGTTGAACGTTATAGGCAATTGCACTCGGAAGCAAATCCCTCTGCCGCATTGCTAAAAGCATTGGCTTGTAACACAGCAGAAGATCTTGGAAATGCCGGACCGGATTTTACTTTCGGTTTTGGTATGTTGAATGTAAGGAGAGCGGTGGAAGCAATTGACAGCAACCGATATATTATTGATAGCATTGCTAACGGCGAAAATAATGTGCATACAATTACATTGCCACAGGCTGCCAAGCAATTAAAGATACTGTTGTATTGGCCTGATAAAGAAGCATCGTTAAATACATTCAGTACATTGGTCAATGATCTGGATCTGACAGTAAAAGATGTTTCTTTGGCAGTACATAAGCCACTCGTATTAAATCCATCACCGCTTAATGTAACTGATGTAGCTGTTGAAGGAGTTGATCATATCAACAATATTGAACAGATCGTAATCGATGATCCTGCAGCCGGAACGTATTCAATTAATGTGAATGGTTTTTTGTTGCCGTTTGGTAAACAGGATTATGTGGTTACTTATGAAGTTACAAAACCATCTGTTACAGTGGAATATCCTTTTGGTGGCGAAACGCTGGTGCCGGGAGATATTGAAAACATACGATGGGATGCCTACGGGACTGGCAATAATAATTTTACAATAGAATATTCTGTTAATAATGGTTCTTCCTGGATTCCGATTGATACAAATGTGCTTGCTTCTAAAAGAGTGTATAGTTGGACTGTGCCTTCAACAATAACTACAACAGCTTTAATAAAAGTTTCTGCAAAAAATACTGCTTTGTTGGATCAAAGTGATTTTAATTTTTCTGTTTTAGGCAGACCGGTAGTTACTACTGCAAAAATTTGTGAGGGTGCTGTAGAACTTAAATGGAATACTATTTCAGGGGCTACTTCTTACGATATTATGAAGCTTGTAGGGGATAGTATGCAAGCAGTTAATAATACTACCGATACATCTTTTATACTAACCGGTTTAAATAAATATACAAACTATTGGCTTGGGGTACGTGCAAAAAACGGCACTGTTGCAGGCAGACGATCACTTTCTGTATCAGTGATTCCTAACACAGGAGCTTGCTCTCTTTCAGTGTTCAATAATGATATAAAGGTTGATAGCATTCTGGAGCCATCAACAGCGAGGGCATTTTTTGCCAATGCCACTGATGCAACACGACCGGTGAAGATCAATATTAAAAATAATGGTAGCATTACTATACCTGGCCCATTTACTGTATCATATAGTATACATGATTCTTTAGTAGCCACAGAAGTTGTCAATACATCAATCCCCGCCGGTTCAACTGTCAACTATACTTTTGCAACTCCATATCCAACATCTTCAAGTTTTAATTACCTTTTTAAGGCATGGACAAATAATATTGCTGATGGGATTAAAAATAATGATACGGCATATAAAATCGTAAAGTTGATTGCGAATGATCCTGTAACAAGTCTTCCGCTTACAGAGAATTTTGAGTCTATGGCGGCGGCAGATTTTATCACCCCTGAAATGGCAATTGGGGATAATCAACGAATAGATTTTTCTGCCAATACAATTCGTGGCAGGGCCAGAACATTTGTAAATACTGGTTTTGCGTATAGTGGAAGTAAAGCGATCACATTAGATCAGGCACCCTATAATGAAGGTACATCAACAGATTCTTTAATTGTAAATTATAATCTGTCTGCACAAACAGCGAATCAGCTTCGGTATGATTTCTATTACAAGAATCATGGACAAACGGTTAATAATCTTGCTAATAAAATTTGGATCAGGGGTAGTGAAAATGACCAATGGGTGGAAGCATATGATCTGTATCTTAACCAGGCAGCATTGGGAGGTTGGAAGCATGGGGTAATTAATATTAATGATGTGTTGAGCAATGCATTGCCTCCACAAACCATAACTGCTACATTTCAACTTAAAATAGGAGAAGAAGGTCAAACGTCAGCGAATTCACCCTCACCTGAAACTGATATAGATGATGGGTATACATTTGATGACCTGAATTTAAAACAGGCAACCAATGATATTGCGGTTACAAAAATCAATTCACCTTCACCTGCAGAATGTAGTTTGTCTTCAGCAGAAACGATCAGTATTAAGATCAAAAATTTTAATGCTATCACATTGAATAATTTACAGGCAAGCTATCAGGTAAATAACGGAGCGATAGTTACAGAAACGATCGGTGCAATAACAGCTAATCAGATATTGGATTATGCATTTACGCAAACGGTTGATCTGTCTGCATACACAGACTATACAATTAGAGTATGGGTAAAATATGCAGGAGATGATTATCCGGATAATGACAGTATACTGGATTATAAGATTCATAGTAGTCCGCTTATTGCCAGCTATCCTTATTTAGAACGTTTTGAAAATAATGATGGATATTTTTATACTAAAGGAACGAATTCATCCTGGCAATGGGGGATTCCTGCAAGTACTGTTATTAATAAAGCGGCAAATGGTAACAAGGCGTGGGTAACAGATCTTACAGGAAAATATAATAATAACGAAACTTCTTATTTATATTCTCCTTGTTTTGACTTGGCAGGACTACAGCAGCCGGTGTTGTCGTTTAGTCATATTTATGATATTGAATTGAATTTTGATTATACCTGGGTTGAGTATTCAACAGATGGCATTACCTGGCAAAAGTTAGGCAATGCAGGCAATGGCACCAATTGGTACGATGGAATAGTGAATAATGTCTGGCGGTCATCTAAAAAGAAATGGCATGTTGCAAGTATCGATTTACCGGTAACGGGAACGGTTGTACGATTCAGGTTTGTAATGAGCAGTGATGAAGGATTGACATACGAAGGGGTTGGAGTAGATGATGTGCATGTATTTGACAAAGCCCAGATCTATACAGGTGCGCCTGTTTCCAATATTACTCAAAATGTGAATGGGAATAATTGGGTTCATTTTACTTCCGGAGGGAAAAGAGTGGCTTCCGTTAATTCAAATGGAATGAACTTAGGTGCAACAACCGTTAAAGTGTATCCATATACAGGTATTGTGAGAAACAGTAATAACCAGTATTATGCCAACAGGAATATTGTTATACAAAGTGAGCATGCGCCAGCAGGAAATGTAGGCGTTCGTTTTTATTTTACGAATGCTGAAGCTGATAGCCTTATAAGTGCGACCGGCTGCAGTACTTGTTTGAAACCTATTGATGCGTATGAGTTGGGAGTTACTAAATTTAGTGGTAATGGTGCCAATGAAAATGGAACCCTCGATGATAATTTTTCGGGGTACTATAATCTTATTTCTCCTGCTAGTACAGATATAGTTCCATACGATACCGGTTATTATGCCGAGTTTGCTGTGAATAGCTTTAGTGAGTTTTGGTTAAGTAAAGATATCATTACACCCCAGGCAATAAGTACATGTATTGGTAGTACGGTTACTTTTAAAGCCGCTGCTTATGGAACATCCTTTCAATGGCAGGAAGATAACGGTACCGGGTATATTAATGTCGTTAATGGCCCCAATTATGCAGGTGCTACTACCAATACGTTACAATTGATAAATTTACCCGGTTCATATGCAGGGTATAAATATCGTTGTGTAGTGAATGGAATTAATGGTCCTGAAAATACATTGAGATTCACATCTATCTGGACAGGAGCAACAAGTACCGATTGGTTTGTTGCCACTAACTGGAGTTGCAATGCAGTTCCAAATCAATACACAGATGTGGTTATTCCTGCCGGTTTAGTAAGGTATCCGGTGGTTGTTGCAAACACTTCAGTAAAAAGCATTCGGGTACACTTAAATGCAACAGTAACAGTAAATCCCGGAGTCAGTTTAGATGTTAATGGAAAATAA
- a CDS encoding ferredoxin--NADP reductase: MAVEPWRIGKVIKIEQQTYNTRRFFIQVPELTSFDFKPGQFVTLDLPIHEKPNKRWRSYSISSWPDGTNVFELCIVLLEGGAGTTYLFNEVKEGSEITLRGPVGVFSLHEENFQKDIFLIATGTGIAPFRSMVNHIKLKNIAHKNVHLIFGCRTQRDLLYYDELRQLEKDLPGFHYHPVLSREEWEGAGKGYVHAVYKELCKDQQDACFFLCGWKAMIDEAKQSIQALGYDRKAIHQELYG, from the coding sequence ATGGCTGTAGAACCTTGGCGTATTGGAAAAGTTATCAAGATCGAACAACAAACGTACAATACACGTCGCTTTTTCATACAGGTGCCTGAACTGACTTCTTTTGATTTTAAGCCTGGGCAGTTTGTAACGCTGGATTTACCTATACACGAAAAACCTAACAAACGCTGGCGTAGTTATTCTATCAGCAGTTGGCCTGATGGAACGAATGTATTTGAATTATGTATTGTTTTATTGGAAGGCGGTGCAGGAACTACCTATCTTTTTAATGAAGTAAAAGAAGGAAGCGAAATTACTTTACGTGGTCCTGTAGGAGTTTTTAGTCTTCACGAAGAAAATTTCCAAAAAGATATTTTTTTAATTGCTACCGGAACGGGCATTGCGCCTTTTCGCAGTATGGTCAATCATATCAAATTAAAAAACATTGCACATAAAAATGTGCACCTGATTTTTGGTTGCCGTACACAAAGGGATCTGTTGTATTATGATGAATTACGTCAGTTAGAAAAAGATCTGCCGGGGTTTCATTACCATCCGGTTTTGTCAAGAGAGGAGTGGGAAGGAGCCGGTAAAGGGTATGTACATGCTGTATACAAAGAGTTATGCAAAGATCAGCAGGACGCTTGTTTCTTCCTGTGTGGGTGGAAAGCAATGATCGATGAAGCAAAGCAAAGCATACAAGCTTTAGGATACGATAGAAAAGCGATCCATCAGGAATTGTACGGATAG
- a CDS encoding glycine--tRNA ligase encodes MANEANNFQELISHCKEYGYIFQSSEIYDGLSAVYDYGQNGAQLKKNIRDYWWKSMTQLHDNIVGIDAAIFMHPTVWKASGHVDNFSDPMIDNKDSKKRYRVDHLIEGFADEQIAIGNEQLAKDVLASMDALLTKDDYVGLKKLIEDNKIKCAISKTSNWTDVRQFNLMFSTEFGAVASDNPEDNKVYLRPETAQGIFVNFLNVQKTGRMKIPFGIAQTGKAFRNEIVARQFIFRMREFEQMEMQFFIRPGSQMEWYNYWKETRKKWHESLGIPAEKLRFHDHVKLAHYADAALDIEFEFPFGWKELEGIHSRTDFDLSQHQTYSKKKMQYFDNDIDPATGKAYGNYVPYVLETSVGLDRLFLTIISLAYAEEKWLKEDGTEDSRVVLKIPAKIAPTKLAILPLLKKDGLPEIAKELFDSCKESFHCFYEEKDAIGKRYRRMDAVGTPFCVTIDHQTKEDNTVTIRYRDTMTQERIALKDVKQLITEKIS; translated from the coding sequence ATGGCAAACGAAGCAAACAATTTTCAGGAGTTAATATCTCATTGTAAAGAATACGGGTACATATTTCAATCGTCTGAAATATATGACGGTTTATCTGCCGTTTATGATTATGGACAAAACGGTGCTCAGTTAAAAAAGAATATCCGTGACTATTGGTGGAAAAGCATGACGCAGTTACACGACAATATCGTGGGTATTGATGCGGCTATTTTTATGCACCCTACTGTATGGAAGGCAAGTGGGCACGTTGATAATTTCAGTGACCCGATGATTGACAATAAAGACAGCAAGAAACGGTACAGAGTTGATCACTTAATTGAAGGATTTGCTGATGAACAAATTGCAATTGGCAATGAGCAATTGGCCAAAGATGTGTTGGCCTCAATGGATGCATTGCTGACAAAAGATGATTATGTGGGATTAAAAAAATTAATTGAAGACAATAAAATAAAATGCGCCATCAGCAAAACCAGCAACTGGACAGATGTTCGTCAGTTTAACCTGATGTTCTCTACAGAATTTGGTGCAGTAGCTTCAGATAATCCTGAAGACAACAAAGTATACTTACGTCCGGAAACGGCCCAAGGTATTTTTGTAAACTTTTTAAATGTGCAAAAAACCGGCCGTATGAAAATACCTTTTGGTATTGCACAAACCGGCAAAGCTTTCAGAAATGAAATTGTTGCAAGACAATTCATTTTCAGAATGAGAGAGTTTGAACAAATGGAAATGCAATTCTTTATTCGTCCCGGCTCTCAAATGGAATGGTATAACTATTGGAAAGAAACCAGAAAAAAATGGCACGAAAGCCTGGGTATACCTGCCGAAAAATTGCGTTTTCATGATCACGTTAAATTAGCTCACTATGCAGATGCCGCATTGGATATAGAATTTGAATTCCCTTTTGGCTGGAAAGAATTAGAAGGTATTCATAGCCGTACTGATTTTGATCTGAGCCAGCATCAAACATACAGCAAAAAGAAAATGCAGTATTTCGATAATGATATTGACCCTGCAACCGGAAAGGCTTACGGGAACTACGTTCCATATGTATTGGAAACATCCGTTGGATTAGACAGACTTTTCTTAACTATCATCAGCCTGGCTTATGCCGAAGAAAAATGGTTGAAAGAAGATGGCACTGAAGACAGCCGTGTTGTTTTAAAGATCCCTGCAAAAATTGCTCCTACAAAACTGGCCATCTTACCATTGTTGAAAAAAGATGGATTACCAGAAATTGCAAAAGAATTATTTGATAGTTGCAAAGAATCTTTTCATTGCTTTTATGAAGAGAAAGATGCTATAGGTAAACGATACAGAAGAATGGATGCCGTTGGTACACCATTTTGTGTAACCATCGATCATCAAACAAAAGAAGACAATACTGTTACTATCAGATACAGAGACACAATGACCCAGGAACGTATCGCATTAAAAGATGTTAAACAATTGATAACAGAGAAAATTTCGTAG